From Eptesicus fuscus isolate TK198812 chromosome 22, DD_ASM_mEF_20220401, whole genome shotgun sequence, a single genomic window includes:
- the IL19 gene encoding interleukin-19 has product MPGTCNPPFPRGKEHRESRHRSSLSTRRQNMKASLWLLGTVFLLSSAHTRGLRRCLIAMDMRHIGESFQQIKGAIQAKDTFQNVTILSTSGTLHSIKPLDVCCVTKNLLAFYMDRVFKDHQELNPQILRKISSIANSFLYMQKVLQQCQEQRLCHCGQEAANATRIIHDNYNQLEVRSAALKSLGELDVFLAWIDKNYQGTPAS; this is encoded by the exons ATGCCTGGCACCTG CAACCCACCCTTTCCACGTGGCAAAGAGCACCGAGAGAGCAGACACAGGAGCAGCCTGAGCACCCGGAGACAG AACATgaaggcttccctctggctcctgggcacAGTGTTCCTCCTGAGCTCAGCGCACACCCGAGGTCTCAGGAGATGTCTGATTGCCATGGACATGCGCCATATAGGAGAGAGCTTCCAACAAATCAAAGGAGCCATC CAAGCTAAGGACACCTTCCAAAATGTCACCATCCTGTCCACATCGGGGACCCTGCACAGCATCAAG CCCTTAGATGTGTGCTGTGTGACCAAGAACCTCCTGGCGTTTTACATGGACAGGGTGTTCAAGGACCATCAGGAGCTGAACCCCCAGATCTTGAGAAAAATCAGCAGCATCGCCAACTCTTTCCTCTACATGCAGAAGGTTCTGCAGCAATGC CAGGAGCAGAGGCTGTGTCACTGCGGGCAGGAAGCTGCCAATGCAACCAGAATCATCCATGACAACTACAATCAG CTGGAGGTCAGGTCTGCTGCCCTCAAGTCTCTGGGAGAGCTGGACGTCTTCTTGGCCTGGATCGACAAGAATTATCAAGGAACTCCTGCCTCCTGA